The following proteins come from a genomic window of Thermodesulfobacteriota bacterium:
- a CDS encoding cobalamin B12-binding domain-containing protein encodes MESERKIKVLITKVGLDGHDRGAKVVSSLLKEAGMEVVYLGMFQTPEKIVRAAIEEDVDVIGLSCLSGEHITFTPRIMKLLREKRMDGVLFIIGGVIPLEDIPVLKEMGVNEVFTAGTLTGPMIEYIKANITQTLRL; translated from the coding sequence ATGGAATCGGAACGTAAGATAAAGGTCTTAATTACAAAGGTTGGTCTGGATGGTCATGATAGGGGAGCAAAAGTGGTTTCATCCCTTCTTAAAGAGGCTGGAATGGAGGTTGTTTACTTAGGAATGTTTCAAACCCCTGAGAAGATAGTGAGGGCTGCTATAGAGGAAGATGTTGATGTCATTGGGTTGAGTTGCCTCTCCGGGGAACATATTACCTTTACTCCAAGGATAATGAAATTGCTTAGAGAGAAAAGAATGGATGGTGTTTTATTTATAATTGGAGGGGTTATACCCCTGGAGGATATCCCTGTACTTAAAGAGATGGGGGTAAATGAGGTATTTACAGCCGGGACATTGACTGGCCCAATGATAGAGTACATTAAGGCTAATATAACTCAGACATTAAGACTATAG